The Pecten maximus chromosome 12, xPecMax1.1, whole genome shotgun sequence genome includes a region encoding these proteins:
- the LOC117338877 gene encoding uncharacterized protein LOC117338877, with translation MTSVKDLVDLGKDMGLDGADLMAFVKDKQARERDERQKERETREKEAERLHQLELLKQEKGHEHGKITLQLLLEKEREERSAQEHKRKMELLQEEAKHEPKPTAVNTSLSSAVAKGLKLNSFDEDRDNMDSYLRRFERYATTQKWDKKLHWATNLSVLLKGRALDVFLRLPVEKSLDYDVLKATLLKRFEMTEEGFRKRFRTGRPETEETFSQFGVRMESYFTRWLEMSGTASTFDALKDFVVKDQVLQTCGHDLTLFIKERAPKTLAEMTEMADQYAEARGNPTNLAKPKFTGSKHSSGGNRAQVADGKSSDKKDVKVSGSNIRHCYICKKTDHLANRCPKRDSNKVGVVDVETSTGHAPVSCGAAGVKMPVVMGYVGNHRISVLRDSGCGKAVVRKSLVSPEEMTGKVEACKLADGTVLYLPTARIMVDTPYYTGRVEAWVMETPIYDLMLGNMVNVRPAEEPDSAWEHTQEASAVQTRAQARQDTTYRPLKVPKDLGDIDPGKFKDAQLTDGTLAKIREFVKSGQVKERQDGSSSKFTVRQGLIYREYKGSAKLQGRTSKQLVVPSQYRGIVLRLAHDSVMAGHLGAKRTADRILLEFYWPGIIADVSRYCRSCDVCQRTFPKGRVTKVPLGRMPLIDIPFQRVAIDLVGPLQPATDRGNRYILTLVDYATRYPEAVALKGIEAERVAEALVDIYSRVGVPREVLTDQGSQFTSEVMKEVSRLLSIRQLTTTPYHPMCNGLVERYNGTLKQMLRRTCSERPKDWDKYLNALLFSYREVPQESLGFSPFELLYGRVIRGPMRILRELCAKDVPDPEVKTTYQYVVDLRERLKETCKLAREHLETAKVQQAHWYNKKAKERKMKPGEKVLVLLPTKRNKLLMQWKGPYEVLERKGPMDYSVCIDGKSKVLHANLLRQYIERKHLPGNTGVLTIACAGIVEDDTDDVDDETTPQDLVQLPSPIRSETVEDVMVSEDLTSEQRDEVKCLLDQYDDVLSDVPGTTHLVQHEIKTTTNEPVKAKNHPLPYHMKETIQKEVDKML, from the coding sequence ATGACTTCAGTAAAAGATTTAGTAGACTTAGGCAAGGATATGGGTCTGGATGGGGCGGATCTGATGGCGTTTGTCAAAGATAAACAAGCAAGGGAAAGGGATGAACGACAGAAGGAGCGAGAGACAAGGGAGAAAGAGGCTGAACGACTTCATCAGTTGGAATTGCTTAAACAGGAGAAAGGCCATGAACACGGAAAGATTACTCTTCAATTACTGTTGGAGAAGGAGAGAGAGGAAAGGAGCGCTCAGGAGCATAAGCGGAAAATGGAGCTTTTACAGGAAGAGGCGAAGCATGAGCCAAAACCAACTGCAGTGAATACATCCTTGTCTAGTGCAGTAGCTAAAGGACTGAAACTCAATTCGTTCGACGAAGATAGAGATAATATGGACTCGTATCTTAGGCGGTTTGAGAGATACGCTACTACGCAGAAATGGGACAAGAAGCTGCATTGGGCGACAAATCTAAGTGTGCTGTTGAAGGGACGCGCCTTAGATGTTTTCTTACGTCTACCCGTCGAGAAGTCCCTTGACTACGATGTTTTGAAAGCCACACTTCTTAAACGTTTTGAAAtgacagaagaaggatttcGAAAGCGCTTTAGGACAGGAAGACCAGAGACAGAAGAAACATTTTCTCAGTTTGGAGTGCGGATGGAGAGTTATTTCACCCGTTGGCTGGAAATGTCAGGTACTGCATCAACCTTTGACGCATTGAAGGATTTCGTTGTCAAGGATCAGGTTCTTCAAACCTGTGGGCATGATTTGACACTCTTCATCAAGGAACGGGCTCCCAAGACACTGGCAGAGATGACAGAGATGGCTGATCAGTATGCAGAGGCCCGAGGAAATCCGACGAATTTAGCTAAGCCCAAGTTCACTGGTTCTAAGCACAGCAGTGGCGGAAATCGCGCGCAGGTGGCAGATGGTAAATCGTCAGACAAGAAAGATGTCAAAGTTTCTGGGAGCAATATcagacattgttatatttgcAAGAAGACTGATCATTTGGCTAACAGATGTCCAAAGAGGGATTCAAACAAAGTTGGTGTGGTAGATGTTGAGACTTCGACAGGTCATGCACCCGTTTCCTGTGGAGCGGCGGGTGTTAAGATGCCGGTGGTCATGGGGTATGTTGGCAATCACCGTATCTCTGTGTTAAGGGATTCAGGATGTGGAAAGGCAGTAGTGAGGAAGAGTTTAGTGTCTCCAGAGGAAATGACTGGGAAGGTTGAGGCGTGTAAACTTGCTGATGGTACCGTATTATATCTACCTACGGCTAGAATCATGGTCGACACCCCTTATTATACGGGCCGAGTCGAAGCCTGGGTTATGGAAACGCCTATATATGACCTTATGTTGGGCAACATGGTTAATGTCAGGCCAGCAGAGGAACCCGATAGCGCATGGGAACATACTCAAGAGGCAAGCGCGGTTCAGACGAGAGCACAAGCACGTCAGGATACAACTTATCGTCCCCTGAAGGTCCCGAAGGATCTGGGGGATATTGATCCGGGCAAGTTTAAGGATGCACAACTGACTGATGGTACTTTGGCAAAGATTCGTGAATTTGTAAAAAGCGGGCAAGTAAAGGAGAGGCAAGACGGGAGTTCGTCTAAATTTACTGTTCGACAGGGTCTGATATACAGAGAATACAAGGGTTCTGCAAAGCTTCAAGGGCGTACATCCAAGCAACTAGTGGTTCCATCACAGTACAGAGGCATTGTTCTTCGGTTGGCTCATGACTCAGTCATGGCGGGACATTTGGGGGCCAAGCGAACCGCAGATCGGATTTTGTTAGAATTTTACTGGCCAGGGATCATCGCGGATGTGTCGCGTTATTGCCGTTCGTGCGATGTATGTCAACGTACTTTCCCTAAGGGTAGAGTAACCAAAGTTCCCCTTGGGAGGATGCCACTTATTGATATACCCTTCCAACGCGTCGCCATCGATTTAGTTGGCCCACTTCAGCCAGCCACTGACCGTGGGAATCGATATATACTTACGTTAGTGGATTACGCTACACGGTACCCGGAGGCGGTCGCTTTAAAAGGTATCGAAGCAGAGAGAGTCGCTGAGGCTTTGGTAGACATCTATAGCAGGGTAGGAGTCCCGAGAGAAGTATTGACTGACCAAGGGTCCCAATTCACGTCGGAAGTCATGAAGGAGGTCAGCAGGTTGTTGTCAATTCGTCAGCTCACAACCACCCCTTACCACCCGATGTGTAATGGCCTGGTGGAAAGATATAACGGGACACTTAAACAGATGCTCAGGAGGACATGCAGTGAACGTCCGAAGGACTGGGACAAATACCTCAACGCGCTGTTGTTCTCTTACCGAGAGGTTCCACAAGAAAGCCTAGGTTTCTCCCCGTTCGAGCTACTCTATGGAAGAGTGATTAGAGGGCCAATGAGAATTCTTCGCGAATTATgtgccaaggatgttcctgatcCAGAAGTGAAAACAACCTACCAGTATGTGGTTGATCTTAGAGAACGGCTTAAAGAGACCTGCAAATTGGCACGGGAGCACCTGGAGACAGCTAAAGTTCAACAGGCTCACTGGTACAACAAAAAGGCAAAGGAAAGGAAGATGAAGCCTGGAGAAAAGGTTCTTGTTCTGTTACCTACCAAACGGAACAAGCTTCTCATGCAATGGAAAGGACCGTATGAGGTCCTTGAGCGTAAAGGGCCCATGGATTACAGCGTTTGTATCGATGGGAAGTCCAAGGTTCTTCACGCTAATCTTCTACGGCAATACATCGAAAGGAAACATTTGCCAGGAAACACGGGTGTACTTACGATCGCCTGTGCTGGAATCGTCGAGGATGATACTGATGATGTGGATGACGAAACAACGCCACAGGATCTCGTCCAATTGCCGAGTCCGATTAGGTCTGAAACTGTTGAGGATGTAATGGTTTCTGAAGATCTTACATCGGAGCAGCGAGATGAAGTGAAATGCCTCTTGGACCAATATGACGACGTACTATCTGATGTTCCTGGAACCACACATCTTGTGCAGCATGAGATCAAGACTACGACCAACGAACCGGTCAAAGCAAAGAACCACCCTCTACCCTATCATATGAAGGAAACTATTCAGAAAGAAGTCGACAAAATGTTGTAG